The genomic stretch GGTGATCAGACTCTCTATCCTCCAACAAAAGATGGAAGCCGCAAATTAGAAATTATGCTAAGCCCGAATTTTGATAAGGAAATGTGAGAGATTAAGGAAATAAATAGGTACTGAAACTCTCCAATTTCGATTGACTTTAATTTATTTAAAATCAGAGTATACACCATTACATGTCACCGTTTATTATGCTTTATATGGTGGAACTATTTCCCTATTAGTAATACCTTGCAGTTTGGAGTGTTAGGTACGACAGCTATGGAAGGATTCTGTGATCCACCTAAAAAGATGTCTGTTGAAGGAAAATATTGTATGTTTATTCACTATGAAAAGATGCATGTTGGAGATGAAGTGTCATTTCAACGGATGTAAAATCATCTAAAATAACGTTCTAGATTTCCATTCAAAACATATCTCAACTCTCTCTGATTTTGTCTCTAACAAGCATCACCAAAAACTGATCATGTGTGTTACTGGTTGGGTTAAGGTTGTACAAGCTTTGAAACCAACATTGTTATGGGACTTCAAATATCATGACGGTGATATTAATTGACCTATTTGTACTCGCCAGTCTAATTGGAAAGgatcgaataattatcgaaaagaatCTAACATTAAAGCCTTGAACCGAGAAATAACATTCTTTTTTCTAGTGTCAATTTTTCAACCGTTGATTACATTCCTGAATTGGGAGAGTTGCTTCAGATGGTCGTACCTATTTTATAAAATCACCATctaggaaaatcaccatctagggATAGATTGGAGTGCCACGGGGAGGAAGGGATAGATTTTCAGTTTTACAAAATCACCATCTAGGAAAGAATATATATCTTACCTATTTTATCTCAATTTTCCGGTTTAAACCCAACTAATTCCGTAGCACCTACAATTTATAACATGGACACGTGTTAGTTGGACATTCGCAGGGATAGAGGGCACATGGAAAATAAGGCACACACGATTTGGAGCCCGAGTAACTACtgttaagaaattttttttccaaattaatatataaagagaaaaaaaatccacatattttTTGTAAAgatagaaggaaaaaataaataaaatctacaaATTTTTTCAACATATTAAACGTATTTGCCCCGTCACACAATTTAAAAAAATACATCGGCACGGGGCGGGGCGaatccccgcgcacaccaaatgaAAAATGCATCACCACTGGGTAATGCCTCACGCACACAAAATCAAAATTGCATTGTCACGGGACAGGACGAAGCCCCGCGGCACACCAAGTTGTAAAATTTGCACATATTCTCtccctatttaatgtatttgcgcCTCGCCACACCAAATGAAAAATACATCGCCACCGGGCGTGGTGAAGCGCCGCGCACACCAAATTATAAATGCATTGCCACGGGGCGGGAGAAAATCCCGCgcacaattttttttggaataatgaatgtttatattaaaaaaaatatttacaaaatgtaCAATGAGAAAGCCAGGGAATAGTTCTACAAATCACATATGAAGAACTGATTCCCAATGAATCAAAACTTGAGTTACAGTAAAATCTTTGAATACATCCTATCAGAAAACCAAAGCACAATATTCTGCTTAGTTAGCCTAATCACCTCATCTGCATCTCTAGCTCTTCCCCCAAAAGCCCTGTTATTTCTTTCTTTCGAAAGTTGCCAATGCACTGCATATATTACCTACCACCAGACCTGTTTACACCTTCCTTTCAAGTTATTCATGCTCCAagcttcaaaattcttctttacagtgtcagggaatacccaaGAGATCTGAAATGCCTTCATGAAATAAGACCAAACCTTAACTGCAAAAGGACATCTGAGCATAAGATGATCTGAAGTTTGCtcctcccctttacataatgaacATCTAACATCCTCAAAGTGCATACCTCAATGACTGAGCATAGCATAAGTTGGCAATGAATCATGAAAAATTGCCCACATTAAGAAACTCAGCTTTGGAGGAATACCATTTTTCCACAGAAACTTGCtaaaatcacaaacaacatcCTCTTGCACCAATAAATCATAACACATCTTAACTGAAAATCCTCCCATAATCTCCACCACATCTGCTTCCCCATTCAACCCATGTACAGGAACTAATTCATTACAAAGTAAGTCCAATTCCAACTGTTCATAATGATAAAGTCTTCTCCTGACCTGACAATGCAATCTCCCGTCCACAATCATGTCAGACAAAGATGAATTCTTTCTACTGCATACTTTATAAATTGCAGGATATTTATACCTCAAAGCACCAATATTAGTCCAATTGTCAAGCCAAAATCTTATAGCATGTTCATTGTTCAGTTTAAAACTTACACATGTTCCTCCATGAATTCAGTTGACTTCAAAATCCCTTTCCAGTTGCTTCTCCCTTGCGGAGATTCATCATTAGAAGGTAAACAAACTTCTTCACCATTGTTGAGTTTTTGCTGGACCACCTTCCTCCATAatgctttcttctcatttgcatatCTCCATATCCATTTTGCTTTGAGAGCTTTGCTGGTACACCTCAAATCTTTTACACCCAAACCAcctaaaaattttggtttaaaaattttcaaCCAAGAAACCCAGCTCATTTTCCTCTTTTCATCCGTTGAATCCCATAAAAACCTTCTCATAATCTTGTTAAGCCTCTTCTCCACACACATAGGGAAAGGAATTAAAGACGGAAAATACACAGGTAAACTTGCTAAAACACTTCTTATAAGGACCAACCTCCCAGATTTAGAAAGAAAGTTCTTCTTCCAAGATGCTAGTTTCACCTCCATTCTTTTAATAACTTCATCCCACACTGAAACACATCTAGTTGTTGAACCAATAGGCAACCCCAAATACTTAAATGGAAGTTTCTCCACCTTGTATCCCAATTCCAGTGCCAAAGAATCCACTACTTCATCTGCCCCTACACTTATTATTGTGCTCTTCTCCAAATTTATCTTCATTCCTGTCCACAGCTCAAAAGAATTCAGTATAAGCAACAGTCTTCTTACCTCTTCCTCTTTAGCATCCACAAAAAGAAGAGTATCATCTGTAAATTGCAAATGTGAAATCATAATACCCCCTTCTACAACCTCAAAACCATAGTTGCTTCCTCAAAACTGCATCATCAATAAGTTTAGACAATATTTCCACCACCAGCAAAAACAGAAAAGGAGATAAAGAATCTTCTTGTCTCAAACCTTTAGAAGGTTTAAACTTCTCAGTAGAGCTTCCATTAACAAGAACAGAAATATTCGTAGAAGATATACACCacctaatccatgaaatccattTGCTTCCAAAACCATGTTTCTCCAATATTCTCAATAAAGAACACCACCTGACATTGTCAAATGCCTTCTGCATGTCAATATTGCACAAAATTCCTGGTTTCTTTGCCTTCAATCTTCTATCCACACATTCTCCTGCAATTAACACACCATCCAGTATTTGTTTTCCTTTAATGAAAGCTCCCTGAAACTCAGACACTAACTTAGGCATAATCTTCTTTAACCTGTTAGCTAACACTTTAGATAACACCTTATAAGCACTACCTAGTAAGCTCAAAGGTCTATAATCCTTAGGGTAACAAGAATCTTCTTTTTTAGGGATTAAAGTTATAAATGAACAATTCAACCTCCAATCCCAGGATCCATATTTGTAAAAATCCTCCATCAAGTTCATAAAATCTGACATAATAATTGGCCAACACACCTTGTAGAATTCCATTGAGAACCCATCTGGACCTGGGgatttgtttttcccaaaatgCTTCACCACATCAAATACCTCCTCTTCATTGAACTTTTGTTCCAACTCAACTCTCTCCACCTCAGTAATACTTGGAAAATTTAAATTATCCAAAGTAAAAGAAAAGTCATTCTTCTCAGAGAATAAGCCTTCAAAGTAACTTCTCAAATTAGCTTTAATACTATATTGATCAAGACTTTCCACTCCTTCCACCTCAAGTTTAACTATAGTATTCCTTTTCTTTCTAGCATTTGCAATTCTATGGAAATATTAAGTATTTGAGTCACCCCATTTGAACTCATTTTGTTTAGCTCTAACCTGCCACTTCCTTGCCTCCATATCTTTTATATTCTTCAATCTTATCAAGCACTTCATCCTCTCACCAAATTGAACATCTGACAGTTTATGAGTCTCTTCCATTTGATCCAACCAATCAACTTTCTGAGTAAGttcctctttttcctttttaACTCCACCAAACTCCTTCCTGCTCCACTCTTTCAAAAAATACTTCAAGTTCTGTAGCTTCTTAAAGAATACAAAACTAGCTTGACCCTTAAATTCCATAACACCCCACCATTCTGCCACCtttttaagaaaatctttatGCACCAACCATCCATTCTCAAACTTAAAATAAGGTTTTGACTTAATATTAGGTTTAGTCACCAACATTATCGGTTTATGGTCTGAGATCACTCTAGTAAGTGCCACCTGAATTGCATCTGGAAAGAGTAAATCAAAATCCACACTCAAAAGAAATCTATCTAACCTGCAAAGAAATGGATCCTCTTGCATGTCAGACCAAGTATAAGTTCCACCCACCGATGGTAAATCCACCAACTCATGCTGCATAATAAAGTTATTAAGAAACTCATTATTTCTGGCCTCACCTTCTCCTTTATTCCTTTTTTCCTCACCTCTTACAGCATTCATATCTACAACAAAGCATAATGGACCATTCCACCAACTTCTGACTTCAGTTAGATCATTCCAAAACATCTCTCTTTCATTATAACCACATGGTGAATAAACATTACATACATCCCCATTTCCTTCCATTCACCTTAGAACACAAACCAACAGTAAGATTATTAACTCCCATTCTCCCATCTTCCTTCACAATTTTGTTGACATTCCAGATTGAAAGCAACCCCCCACTATTACAATTAGTACCAACTGAAGGAAGATACAACcaatcaaaatcatcatcaaacaaTAATTGTTTCACCAACCCTCTATTCATATTCATTATCTTAGTCTCCTGCACCAAACATAAATCACATTTTTGATTTCTAATTACCTCTTTCAAAGCATTCATTTTATTAAACGAATTAAGCCCACGCACATTCCAAGATATTAAAAGGAATAAAATATgcacatattctccacctatttaatatatttttcccaccacaccaaatcaaaaatacatggcCACGGGAAGGGATGAAACCCCGCGCATACCAAATTAACAGAAAAAAtatgcccggtgcgtagcacgggcacaaatctagtaaaTGTTCTAGAAACTAGAGTCTTTAAAGCATAATATATTACTTTGAATCTTATGACAATGAATACACATACATAATCGCATTTGTTTTAGCGGCCCGTGGTGTAGTAGAGCACTAGAATTTCACTACACCTAAAGGGTAAATAAGATATTTACCAACTAGGGTACTGGTAACTATACTGATTGCTCTACCACCGTCGGATCGTTCATCCAAGTCTTTCTTACACCCCAGAGAAAGGTAACATACGGGTACCCACTTTTTGCAGCCGCCTCTACAAACTAAACTTCCTTTGTTCAAAAAATTTTCTGCTTGAAAAATTCTTCCTCAAAAATGGACGATTCTTCAAGAATACAATCATCCCACACTGATCTGAACCTCAATCCTACTATTACCCTCATAATtccaagaagaagaatatgaaactACTAGCATAATCAGTATCCTATTTTGGTCATTCAATCGGTTAAAATTGGTGTTAAAGCAGATTCAAAGATGAGATTAAAGATTAAAGCTAAGAACCAACCCAATTTGTTGCTGATATTGACAAGTTACGGAATAAAATTCTGAAAGCAAGTTGATGTGTGGTACAGAATTCTATGCAATTAACTAGGAAGGCAGATTGGAAAATCCAGCGCAAGATGGAACACAAACAAATTTTATTTCATGAGGCTGAAACTAGAAGATTCGGAGAAGCAAATATAGCTGATCAAGGAGGAGGAATGTTTCTCTGTTTAATAGAGCACAATATTGGGGATTTGAAGCCAACTTGATTAAGGTGAGGAGATCCTAAAAAATTCCAATCATTTTACTGTATTGCTAGCTGAAATAGGTAATGTTTAGTTGACTTTGGAGAACATGCATATTAACTGGTGTCACTATGATGGGTTGTGGTGTAGTATTCCAACATTTCATGCAAAATTCTAGTTTTGTCACCCCGATTAGTGATTCCATGTTGAGAGTCTTGGGCTTAATATTAGGTTGCTATATCATATCGTATATGGTTTGAATTGCAGAACGACAGCGTTACAACCAAGAAACTTTCGGACATGAcgtagacatggtattaaggagaAACGTGAACACAAATGATGCAACATTTGGTGTGTAAACTCTATCCAATTTTTCAGACATCTGGTCTGCCGCAGCTGCAATATTTCAGCTCTGCAGCAGGATTATGATCCTGGATGGTAAGACTTACTTTTAACGATAGATTTGGCTGAAACTGACACACCTGAACCAGATTAGGCTGAACAGCTGATTATACAGTTTCGACACTCAGCAAAAGTCATTATTTTTTGGACAAAATAAATTTGTTGTAAATTTTAGACAAAAACTAACCGTCCTATATTAAATAGTACACCGAAAATAGGACAAACTTTAGGACATACGATATTAGTCTTATAACCCGATTTCCGACAGATTTGGCATGTCCTAAATTCCGCATTCTGGACTAGTGACTATAACTAAAATTCTTGCTATTGGGTATGATCACCATCCCATTTTTCTTAATTCCAACCCCAATTGGAAAAATGGCAAAATACCCTTCAAGTTTTTTGGTCCTTGCGTAGACCAGGAGGATTGCAGGAAAATTATAGCAGACTGCTGGAAAAAATCAATATCTGGTTCAAGTGCTTTCATCATTGCTAGAAAACTGAAAGACATCAAGCTACAAATCAGAGTTTGGAACAAGGAAGTTTATGGCAACATCAAAACTAACAATGAGTAAAGCAAGCAATACTTAAATTTGCTACATACAAATTACTTTAGAGATGATAAAAGACAAGCCTTAGGAAATGCAAGAAAACAACTCAAAAATTGGTTTGATATTGAGGAACAGTTCTGGAAAACCAAGAGCAGAATTCAACTTATAAAGTTGGGAGATCAAAATACAAGCTACTTCCACAGAGCAACAAAGAGTAgaacaagaagaaacaagattgagCCAATCCAAGATGAGGAGGGCAAATGGATCACAGACTATGGAGAAGTCAAAAACTGCTTCACTAATCATTTTTCCAAATGGCTACTGCTGAACCCATAAATCCTTCTACCGATCTCATCAATCTCATACCATCCAACATAACCAATATTGATTACATGCTTCTCAACATAAAACCTGCACCAGATGAAATCAAAGCTATCTTATTCAGCATGGGTAGTGATAAAGCTCCAGGACTAGATGGCTTTCCACCAAATTTCTTTAAATCCAATTGGGATATTATAGGAACTGACATTGTCAAAATGGTCCAAAACCTCTTCTCTTCTGGTCACCTTCTTACGGAAATGAACTCTACCTTCATATCCCTTATCCCAAAAATTGATAACCCCACCTCCCCAAGCCATTTTAGGCCTATAAGCCTATGCAATAACACATACAAAATAATATCCGAACTTCTATCTCTGAGAATGAAACCCCTTCTATCTAAAATCATATCTCCTTACCAATCAGCTTTTATCCCTGAAAGACAAATTTCAGACAAATAATTCACTCCATCATATcaaaaagagggaaaaaaaaagtaataatggATTTATGGGTATTAAGATTGACATGGAAAATGCCTTTAACAGAGTAGACTGAAACTTTCTGATCGACATCATGAGGAAAATGGGTTTTGATGGACACTGGTGCAAAAAAATTCTACAATGCATCTCCACTTATACTTCTGTTGTTCTTATAAATGGCTCCCCtgataagtttttcaaaccaacCAGAGGACTAAGGCAAGGGGACCCCCTATTCCCTTACTTATTCCTCTTCTGTATGCAATCTCTCTCAAGAACACTTCTTCATGCTGAGTAGATAGGAATTATTGCAGGACTCAAGATCTGCAAAGCAACACCTTCTATTAGTCACCTTCTTATTGCGGATGACTGCATGATATTCTGCAAGGCAAACTTGATTGAAGCACAAAACATAATGAAGACTCTGTAATTATTTGGAAGCACTTCTGGGAAGCTTATTAACTTCAATAAATCTGGAGTTTTCTTCAGCAAAAACACAAACCCAAGCCTTATTCCCCAAATTAGTGGATCCATAGTTCAGGTACTACAGCTGGATGATAAATATCTAGGATCACTTCTCTTtactcataaaagaaaaatcaGTTCTTTTAAGCCAGGAGTGGAAAATATGAAGCTAAGACtttcatgttggaaaaatacCCCTCTAAATTCTGCAGGTAGGGAAGTTCTCATTAAATCTGTCACTTCATCAGCTTGCATCTATCAAATGAACTGTTTTAAGGTGCCAAAGAAAACTTGTAAAGATCTTGATAAGCTTCAAAGAGATTTCTTATGGGGAAAAACATAGAGAACCCAACTGGTTGATATCCTAAAGCTTGGACTTCAGTATGCAAGCCAAAAGAACCGGGGGGTTTAGGCTTCATGAATTTGGAACTTTTTATCAACTCAATGATAACCAAAATTGGTTGGAGGCTTGAGAAGGATAAAGATTCTCTGTGATATAAAGTCATGTATGCCAAATATCTGATAGGCATGAATGTCTCAATATGGATACTAAATCAAAAGATGGTGACCCCTGGATCTGGAAAGGAATTCTTGAAGGAATAAGTAACATACAACAGCATTGCACATGGAGAATAGGAAATTGAAGGACGGTCAGAATTTGGGAAGACATTTGGATACCAAATACATTCTCAAGATTACAAAAACCACAGAACTGTCCTCAGGACATAGAAAAGGTGGAATCTCTCCTCCTCCCAGATGGAAAATGGAATGAAATACAAGTCCTTTCTATCTTTAACAATAATGAAGCTGCAGCGATTCTGAATCTGCCAAGCCATCCAAATGAAGAATATATAATCATTTGGGACTTAACTAACAAAGGAGATTTCTCCATCAAAGCTCTATACAAGGAAAAAATTGAACATCTATACAGAAATGACACTCCAACAACAAATTGGGAAGAAATCTGGAACATGGAGGTGGCTCCAGCCATCAGAATATTCATCTGGAAGTGTGCTAATGGAATTCTTTCCAGTAATGCAAAAACAACTAGCATTCTTCACAATATCAATCCCAGATGCATTGTTTGCAATAGTGGGGAAAAAGAGACCATGAAACACATGTTTCCAAACCTTCCTGCTACCACTCAAGTTTGGAAGGAAATTATTGGTTACAAGCATACCCATTTTGATCAAAACACTATTTTCATACATTGGCTGAAATTCTGGTTCCTAACAAGAATGCCAAGTAATGAAAATAGTATCAAAACACTATTATCATATTAGCCAACCCTTTAAAACCCTAAATGAAAATCGGACTCTCAATTAAAACCGTCGATCAAAGATGTATCGTTCAGAcatcaaaagaaaaataacagCGATTGAAGACTAGTTTTTGAAGAGTACAACTTTGCGTTTTCATTTCTCACAGATAAGAGGTCTAGCTGTTTCATGTTTTGGGTCATATTAATTGATGGAAATGAAAGCAAACACCCGAACAGAAACTATACGTTCCTTAAAGATTGTAAGGAAACAAAACCTTTAACTAACCCAAAACGTTTTCGTATAGAGAGACTTATTAGATGAACCGATTTCTCGTCGAAATATAATTTGTGTTATGACCTGTTCACCTAAAGATTGCAGTGAACCAAAGATATTAACATGAGACGTTTTGGTTGGTAAACACTTAGATAATATTCACG from Papaver somniferum cultivar HN1 unplaced genomic scaffold, ASM357369v1 unplaced-scaffold_131, whole genome shotgun sequence encodes the following:
- the LOC113332471 gene encoding uncharacterized protein LOC113332471, whose translation is MNALKEVIRNQKCDLCLVQETKIMNMNRGLVKQLLFDDDFDWLYLPSVGTNCNSGGLLSIWNVNKIVKEDGRMGVNNLTVGLCSKVNGRKWGYMNAVRGEEKRNKGEGEARNNEFLNNFIMQHELVDLPSVGGTYTWSDMQEDPFLCRLDRFLLSVDFDLLFPDAIQVALTRVISDHKPIMLVTKPNIKSKPYFKFENGWLVHKDFLKKVAEWWGVMEFKGQASFVFFKKLQNLKYFLKEWSRKEFGGVKKEKEELTQKVDWLDQMEETHKLSDVQFGERMKIANARKKRNTIVKLEVEGVESLDQYSIKANLRSYFEGLFSEKNDFSFTLDNLNFPSITEVERVELEQKFNEEEVFDVVKHFGKNKSPGPDGFSMEFYKVCWPIIMSDFMNLMEDFYKYGSWDWRLNCSFITLIPKKEDSCYPKDYRPLSLLGSAYKVLSKVLANRLKKIMPKLVSEFQGAFIKGKQILDGVLIAGECVDRRLKAKKPGILCNIDMQKAFDNVRWCSLLRILEKHGFGSKWISWIRWCISSTNISVLVNGSSTEKFKPSKDDTLLFVDAKEEEVRRLLLILNSFELWTGMKINLEKSTIISVGADEVVDSLALELGYKVEKLPFKYLGLPIGSTTRCVSVWDEVIKRMEVKLASWKKNFLSKSGRLVLIRSVLASLPVYFPSLIPFPMCVEKRLNKIMRRFLWDSTDEKRKMSWVSWLKIFKPKFLGGLGVKDLRCTSKALKAKWIWRYANEKKALWRKVVQQKLNNGEEVCLPSNDESPQGRSNWKGILKSTEFMEEHVRKNSSLSDMIVDGRLHCQVRRRLYHYEQLELDLLCNELVPVHGLNGEADVVEIMGGFSVKMCYDLLVQEDVVCDFSKFLWKNGIPPKLSFLMWAIFHDSLPTYAMLIKVWSYFMKAFQISWVFPDTVKKNFEAWSMNNLKGRCKQVKPQGEPTKSSSISKKKSAGTRVEEDQGKKFPRREDEDVGGSDTVGGEGLVPRRNPPRGKVAAKGVVLKSSDAVIDIPDQEDEDDIFGDEQLFDEDAGGQKEREVPVETAIVTPIVQPGAQGPTQTSLQKLPQKKCMIAAVPLYHDIAPVFDNLLSKAEDELSKSVESSESVFSTLSAEQGRAKDLERDVHNLGQEVEQWKKDAGDMKVNLQAAESRSELLSQQIVDERNAHQSELAEAIKAGVNEYITQKRREVAQRKGEVGVVPSRS